The following proteins come from a genomic window of Anopheles ziemanni chromosome 3, idAnoZiCoDA_A2_x.2, whole genome shotgun sequence:
- the LOC131288108 gene encoding zinc finger C2HC domain-containing protein 1C: MKLKSLDYGDIIESFTNRYENIVKKMRFQQRQQQERDQRKIDQIATRTTTTTTTAASVVTSSNGRTTTNSAASATVELSERLNATTLSSTLGAGKVRQMFDERRHRVAGIDKSYPLQPIQTKTTATGIATTTMTAAAAAATNGNYTVNGNNSASNGGLADGSLSRGVAKAGLNNKTRVPPISANSRPRLMQQQPPSQRGQNLRQQDSNVGLQGSRGSNSGETLQAEAEADDNDNFLELEKFPDTMSLEGDLVNSTNHIHSPNGNYVPAKTPRSNGSSRTLPNSSVQKATRKPSVTTTTATSAASTPRSTNGSAKSGTAPSRFVGPVKSNGPSRTVTQPSPVSSAGSVRKASANGGSMLSATSLANEPVPDGLTRCEICSRNFADDRIEKHRIICQKTKSKKRKVFDATKHRVQGTDAEKYVLRGKKTSVTAQARKPSTQLAPAVASAGQVAAGGGNKQSNWRKKHEEFIATIRAAKELKAHLAKGGKLSDLPPPPPSENPDYVQCPHCSRRFNQTAADRHIPKCATMLHNKPKPKPKAASTGRRY; this comes from the exons ATGAAGCTGAAGTCGCTGGATTACGGTGACATTATCGAGAGTTTCACTAATCGATATGAAAATATCGTTAAGAAG ATGCGCTTTCAGCAGCGCCAGCAGCAGGAACGTGACCAACGGAAAATCGACCAGATTGCCACCCgaacgaccacgacgacgacgacggcggcaTCGGTGGTTACGTCGTCCAATGGGCGCACCACCACAAACAGCGCGGCAAGTGCAACGGTCGAGCTATCCGAGCGTCTCAACGCCACCACCCTCTCGTCCACGCTCGGTGCGGGCAAGGTGCGCCAAATGTTCGACGAACGGCGCCACCGGGTGGCCGGCATCGACAAGAGCTACCCGCTGCAGCCGATCCAAACGAAAACGACAGCGACAGGAAtcgcaacgacgacgatgacggcggcggcggcggctgctaCCAATGGCAACTACACCGTCAACGGCAATAACAGCGCCAGCAATGGTGGTCTCGCCGATGGATCGCTTTCCCGGGGTGTGGCCAAGGCAGGGCTAAACAATAAAACACGTGTCCCGCCGATATCGGCCAACTCCCGGCCCCGCTtgatgcagcagcagccgccgaGCCAACGTGGTCAGAATTTGCGCCAACAGGACAGCAACGTGGGCTTGCAG GGCTCCCGTGGTAGCAATTCCGGTGAAACCTTGCAGGCCGAGGCAGAAGCCGATGACAACGATAATTTTCTGGAGCTGGAAAAGTTTCCAG ACACGATGTCACTCGAAGGCGATTTAGTAAATTCAACAAATCACATCCATTCCCCCAACGGAAACTATGTTCCGGCGAAAACACCACGAAGCAATGGCTCATCGAGGACGTTGCCAAACTCGTCTGTTCAAAAAGCGACCAGAAAGCCTTCGGTAACCACAACAACGGCTACGTCGGCTGCTTCGACTCCACGATCCACGAACGGATCCGCCAAA TCGGGCACCGCGCCGTCACGATTTGTTGGGCCGGTAAAATCCAACGGGCCGTCGCGTACCGTAACGCAGCCAAGTCCTGTCAGTTCGGCAGGTTCGGTGCGGAAGGCGTCGGCGAATGGTGGCAGTATGCTTTCAGCAACGTCGCTCGCCAACGAACCAGTGCCCGATGGCTTGACACGGTGTGAAATTTGCTCTCGCAACTTTGCCGACGACCGGATCGAGAAGCACCGGATAATCTGCCAGAAGACGAAGTCGAAAAAGCGCAAGGTGTTCGACGCCACGAAGCACCGCGTGCAGGGAACGGATGCGGAAAAGTACGTCCTCAGAGGAAAGAAGACTTCCGTCACTGCGCAAGCTCGAAAGCCATCCACGCAACTAGCTCCGGCGGTCGCGTCTGCCGGACAAGTGGCGGCCGGCGGTGGCAACAAGCAGAGCAACTGGCGAAAAAAGCACGAAGAATTCATTGCCACCATCCGGGCCGCAAAGGAACTGAAGGCCCATCTGGCGAAGGGTGGCAAGCTGTCCGATctaccaccgccgccaccgtcCGAGAATCCAGACTACGTCCAATGTCCGCACTGTTCGCGCCGCTTCAATCAGACCGCCGCCGATCGGCACATCCCAAAATGTGCCACGATGCTGCAtaacaaaccgaaaccgaaaccgaaggcgGCCTCGACCGGGCGAAGATACTGA